The nucleotide window TTTAACTCGTAACATTGACTCCCTAAAATTAATTATTTACCGCTGATCTTTGAAGCAATTAAGACTTCCTAAAGTCAAAAATTCTGATACGAGAATTTAGGAAAATGCTTTTGTCCCATTTTTTTAGCAACTTTTTTACTTCGGTAGTAATGGGCACTGACCCAGATACCCGCGCCCTCAGCAATAGTTAGCACTTTATGCTTGCCAAACTTGTGTAAATTATAATACTCACCATCACCGGCAGACTGTTGCCAACCATATTCATGAATCCAGCGATAGCCGGCAAGTTTACTAGTTTGGGTGGCCGTCCAATACTTCACGGTTTTCATGGCTTTTTTGTTGTAGTAGACTTTGTGCTTTTTGTATTTACGCAGGTTTTTATTACTCATATGTAGTTTATAGATTTTCTTTTTACCATAACCAAAGTTGGTATAGGTGTACCAGGTGCCACGCATCCCCTTGGGTAGCTTACTATATGAATAGCCCGCTTTATGGGCTGATGCGGTCGTGGTTAAAGCACCGACTGCAAAAAAACAAACGAGTACAATTAAAATTAATTTCAATATTTTTCTCATGATAAAAATCCCTTCGTAACTATTTAACCAATAAAGTGAAAGTAGGCATGTTTTCTCAGAATCTTACTTGACACCCTTAGGCAGGCCGTGAAAGGGGTTGCTCTGGTAGGCCCGGTAAGTATGGTGGCTAACCTTAGTGACGTTACTGCTAAACAGAAATACTTTCTTGTGACTGTAGAAGTGGAGGTGATGGTGCGACTGTTTTTGAAATTTAATGGTAACGGCTTCCTTGTCCATCTCACTGATAGCATGAATCCGGTAAGTTTTGCCAGTACGGTGGATCCGCTTGATTTTCTGTGGGAGTAGTCCCGCTTGAGGCGCACCCAGAATAACTTGGTGGGCAGTGAACTGAACGAGGTCGCCCTTACCAATATAGTATCCTCGTAAGCTTTTCGGTGTTGTCTTGTACGTCTTCGCACTGGCATTAACCGTTGGCAGGGTGGCCCCCAACGTTAAACTGGCTAATAGCGTAGCTGAGATTGTCATAACTTTGTTCAAAGTGAACAGCTCCTATTCTAAAATAATGATCATCCTTAACCGGAGATGTCGTTCTCTATCTCACAGTCAGCGATTATGTATTCAGTTTACTATTCGAAAGTATGATAGTAAATGCACCTTTTAACCAAACGGGTCTAATTGTTAGGTTATCGGATGCTTGTTGTTCATAACTACTTAGTTTATAAAACGTTTTTTCATACAGACTGTTCGTTTAAGGGTTTCACCCTTAAATGTGGTAGGCTACCAGTATTGAGCTGTGAAAAGATGCACAAATTTTCTTTCTGGGGGAATAATAATGGCGGAGTTTATGTTTAAAGGTGGAGTTGAGGCTTTTGTTCGGCGATTGAATGAGGTGCTGGACTACCTAAAGCCCACCGAGGTGGCACTGGTAGAGAAGTTGCTCCGTGTGGCGGTGGAACCGGATCAACCAGTGACTATGGGGGAACTTCAGCAGCAGTTAGGCGTGACGCCAGCTGATTTAGCAATGAGCTTTCGTGAGCTGGTGGCCTGGGACTTGATTGCTTGGGTACCAACCAGTGCGGTCAAAGCTGCTGGTTAAGCTAGCACTCTCTTGTTGAACGTATACGTTCGGAGCGCAAAAAGGGTTTGAGACTTTGGTCTCAAACCCTTTCCTACGTTTAGTCATTAATTTTAACTGATACCCATAATGCCGACGCCACCGACGCCCATGCCAACAATGGCAAAGCAGATACCAATGATGATGACCCATTTGTGAGTCGTTTCGGTCTTGGCTTTATGTGCTTGGCTCATCAGAAAGATGCCAACGGCAAGTAGAAAAATACCATTAATAATGTACTGATAGTAGCTCATGACGAATTCCTCCTAAGTCGTTCGTTGTTGTGGTTAGTTGGATGCTCGCGAGGGTTAGGGTGATACCACGATTATTCTCGCTCAGCGTCTTCGGCTAGTTCCAACCAAATGGTGAGCGGGGAGGGGATGTAGTCCGGCCAAGCCTCCATCTTTTTAGCACAACGAGAGAGCAACGTGCTCTGTCCATCAACGGCTAAGTCTTCAAAGACACTTAGCGCCTGCGCATTATCCTCAAGGTCGGCCATCAACGTGGGAACGTTGTGGCGCCATTCTTCGACCAGGTCTTGGTAGATGACGATACGCCGGGCTTGGTTAATCGTGTATTCGACGCCTTCATCGTGAAGGCGCTTAACAAACCGATCGTACTCATTGAAGACGGCCAGTTGTGCCCGTCGCCAATCTGTTTTTTCAAATTCCTTTTCTTTCATCTTCGTCGACCTCTTTGTTTCGTTAGAATAACATCTTAAAGCTTGGCTAAATCTTGAACGTTATCGATTAAGAAATCGTATCAATTATCAGTATATCATTTTCGGCGCTAATAGTAAGCGGATTCTTTACGGAAAAGTGGGTGGCCCAGGAACTGTAACTTTAAAACGAGGTTAGGAATTTTCTCCTAACCTCGTTTTAAAGTTCATGGCATTATTTTTCCCAGCCACACAGTTTGTAATGATGGTGCTTAGCCCACTTAAGGGACACACGTTTTAATTTTTTCGCGTGATTCAGTCCCCGACAATGCTTGTCGTAGTGGTACTTCTTTCCATGATTCGGGGCAATCCAGATCTTCTGTGTTTTGGCTTCTGCGGTGGTGATTGGTGCGGCCAACGGTTGCACGGCACCACCTAGCGTAAAGGTAATGGCCAGTAGCATGGCAGCTTTGCGTAGTGTTTTCATGAGTCTCCTCCTAGGAATAAATCAGCTTTTTATGTCATCAGAACTTGGACGAATCAGTTAGCTAGCCTGACTATAACCAGTGCTGTAATCAATCTTATAGCCAGATTCAACGTTAAAAATGTAGACGTTGAAATGGATGGCATTGGAGCCAACAGACTGGGCCCGCATCTGAACGCCTCGGGCGACTAGTTCTTGCCCCTTGAAAATGGGAGTCACGGCATAACGGACGTAATTGTGACGACTCTGCTTGAGGTAGGTGGCAACGTCCATTTCATTGTGCAACATGGCGGGATTGTTGAGCGACCGGGTCCCAGTCATTAGGTTCTTCAAATTATTATTTTGACCCGGCAAATTACAAGTTTAATCCGAACAAGCCCGGAATCTTTCAATGGCAGTCTGTTGATGATGTATTTTTAATGGTCGTTGATTAATTAGTTCAAGTGCTGCTAGGATCTCATCAGTCGTTACTTGGCTAAAATTGGTCTTTTTCGGGAAGAACCAGCGTAACCGTCTATTAAAATATTCATTGGAACCTCGCTCCCATGGTGAATATGGATGGCAAAAATAAACTTTGATCTGATAATCCTGTTCTAAGGCCTGATAATTGGCAAACTCTTTACCATGATCAACAGTAATGGATTTTACTTGGGGACCGAAGGCCCCCATAAACTTGCCAAAGGCGGTGTTTAGAGCCTTAGCCGTTCTATTAGGGGCTTTGATGGCCCATAGAAGTCGGGTCTTACGTTCTACGAATGTAACCAGACATGATCGTGGCTCACTTCGACTAGAAAGCACCGTATCTACTTCCCAATGACCAAAAGCTAACCGTTGATTAACAGTTGTTGGCCGTTGTTCGATGGAAGTCCCACTTGTAAATTTCCCACGATTTTCGCTCACTCGGTGCTGGCGGACATTCCGATTGGGTAGATCAGTCAATTTGAAGGGGAGCCAGCCACGATTAAGCCAATTATAAATTGACGCAGTGCTCAAGTTATAAGCGGCCGCAATGGTTTCTGGTGACCAGGTTAATCGTAAGTGATTGGTAATTAAAGTCGCTAATGCTGCCGTCAGCATCGAACGACGGCCGCAATTCCGCCTTTTGCGATCTGCATCTTGCTGAGCTAATTCTGGATCATAAGGTTTAACCCGGTCCAACTCATAGCTAATCGTAGCTTTGGCGACGCCTAAGGCGTCAGCCATTACTTGGTAAGATTTATTCCCCTCATTGACCAGTTGTGCTAGTGCGCCACGTTGAAAACGTGATAAAGTAGATGTACCCAAAGTAATCACTCCCTATATTGGTTGGAATTAGCTACTACCATTGTAAGTGATTGCTTTGGGCTTTTTAATTTCTGTTCGGATTAATTATAGAATTTGCCACCCGTAAATTGATAGCCGATTAAATGGCTCCGATTGTAAAGCCAGCCATGACTCGTACGTTTGTTATGCCAACCAGTTGGATCGACCGTCAGGGGCTCGCGCTTAGCAGTGGGCATGAGGGATTGGTTCAAGAGGGCTTCGGCTCCGGTAACGCGGTTCAGGCCATCCAATTGGTGGTACGTTTGCCAAGCGCCCGACTTGGTGGCTAGTTGTTTTTTACTGAAATCAGGATCATTCTGATTGATTGTAATTTCTTGTTCTCCCTGGTAGGTGCGGTCAGCCAATTTCTGCTTAGTGGTTGTTTTCTTTTTGGTTGGCGTCTTTGATGGCTTTTGGGTAGTTTTACTGGTGGCTTGCCGGTGATCTAACTTTACTTGGACAGCGTCTAAACGCTGCTTTTCTGCCGAGTTGGCTTTTTCCAGTTTGACGGCCTGCTTTTCGGGCGTGTGATTGTAAACGGTCTTGGTTTTGGCGGCATCACTAGAATTTGAGCAGCCACCCAACACGAGCAGTAAGAGACTAACGGCAATCCATAAAAACTGTTTTTTCTTCATTTATCTTAGCGCCTTTCTATAGCCGGCAGCCTGAGCCGCCGCTTCCGACTTGAAGTAGACGGCGTTGGCACTGTTCATATGGTAACCAGCTTGATCAGGAGTATGGTAGATTTTCGAATTTTTGTTGCCAACGATGGTCCCGGCCTTGTCGGTTTCCAAGTCACCCTTGGGTTTGGCCCGACTGGTTTGCGTGGCATGACTAGTGGCGGTGCTGCTGGCCGCAGCCTTGGACGCTGCGCGGCGACTAGCCTGAGCAGCACTACTAGCTTTGTCAGCTTTGGCAGTAGAAGCGGAAGATACCGCTGCTTTAGAAGAACTATCAGCTTCATCCAGGGCTAAAACGGCAGCGGCCTGTTTACTAGAAGAGGTCGCCAACTTGCGTGATTCTGCTTTGGCCTTGGCTAAACGGTGTGTGCCGATGGCAATGGTCTTCGTCTTGGGCGCAGGTTTAGCAGTGGCCAAACTTCCCAGTGCCCCAAAGACTAGCAGACAAGCAAAAATACTTCCCAGAATCTTACGTTTACGAGGCCCCTTGAAGGCCCAATAGGTTGCGGCACCCCATAGAAGCAGCCAGAATACGGTAAAGATAACAATCACTCCCATTATTATGTACGCCCCGACAATTCCCGGTTTAGTGTGACTTAGTCAAAAGTAGCGAAGGGGCTTCTCTAAGTTTATGGGGTTTAGTCGTAGATTTCAACGAAAAAAAGAATAATTTCTTAAAGATTGGTGGACTGAACAAAAAAAGCCGATACTTTTGCGTACCGGGCTTTAATCTTAATAAGATAGGGGCAACTAGCGGTTCGTTAGGATTAATTTTCGCCGTTTACTCTGGCCATCCGAGTTTTAGAGCAGCAAAGAAGGGTTGAGAAAAAATTCTCAACCCTTCTTCTACTAATTCTACTTTGCTGAAACGTGACCCACTAATTATTTGTGCTGATCATCATGTTTGAGCAGCGTGACGATTTCCTTTAAGTACTTCTCTTCGTTGGTTGGCTCTGGTTCCGCCGGTTCTTCATCTGCCTTGGCAGGGGCGACCTTGTTTAAAACTTTGACTAGGATGAAGACGACAAAGGCAATAATCAGAAAGTTAATGATGGCGTTGATAAACGCCCCATATTTGAAGTGGGCGTCCCCAACGGTGAAGACTAGATTGGAGAAGTCAATGCTACCAACGAATAAGCCAATAAGGGGATTGATCAGGTTATTGACCAAAGAATTGACGATAGCCGTGAATGCAGCCCCAACAATAACCCCAACGGCTAGGTCCATAACATTGCCGCGGGCAATGAACTCTTTGAATTCCTTTAACAAAATAAATGTCCTCCCATATAAAATTCTCTGTAACGTCCATTCTTAACGATTTTGTGTGAAATTGCAACAGAAATGCTAGGGCTAGTTTTTCAAGTTATCCGGCGAATTGGGCGGAAATTGCGTAGCAGCTATGTTATAATGTAAGTGGTTTCACAAACGATAACGGATAGCTGAAAGTTGGTTTCAGAGGTCGCATAAAAGTCTTGGCAGCGTGGACTTTTTGCTTGCATTCCTCGCGGAAATCAACTATTATCAATTATTGATACATTTTAATGGGTTTGGGCAACCGAAGAGGCCTTAAAATGTTTTGAGAACCGAGTAGATTGTCATTTAGGAGGTGATTACCATGCTGAGTCGAACCAAGGAGTTTTTACGGCAACATAACTATCGTTACGAAAAGTCGTATATTCGGCCACTGATGGCGCCAGAGAGCGTCTACGTCTTTAAATTCGGTCAAGATTCGCTCAATAACCGGGTAATCATTCGTTATGGTCACACCTGGACCGGGCGTCAGCGAATCAACGAGATTGATTTGCGACTGCACAAGCAAAAGCATCCACGGGTGTTTCAAAATGAAGCGGATATGTTAGACTATTTAGAAGTCAACTTGGCTAAGCGTGAGCAGCGCAATGCCAAACATCCTAACGATGCCGAGAAAGTCTAAGGCTGTTCCATCAATTATTTAATGTTTAGCGGTGAGCTGGTGACAATGTTTGGTTGTTACCAGCTCTTTTTTTAATATTTTTAAGATAATAGGAGGAAATCTATCCATGCAGTGGACCGAAGTCAGCGTTTTGACGACCAATGAGGCCGTTGAAGCGGTCAGCAATATTTTACAGGAAGCCGGGGCTAGTGGCGTTAAGATCGACGACGCCCTAGATTTTGCTAACCTCAAGCCAGGTAAATACGGTGAAATTGTCGATTTAAAGACGATTCCGCACAGAACCACCGGTGCTGAGATTACGGCGTACTATCCCGAAACGGTATTTGTTCCAGAAATCTTGCCAACTATTCGGCAGCGGGTTCAGGAACTTGCAAAATTTGGATTAGATGCCGCACCAGGAACAGTTACGAGTCAGGCTGTTGATGATGAAAGTTGGGCTACGGCTTGGCAAAAATATTATCATCCAGTACGAGTGACCCGCTACCTGACGGTGAGTCCTAGTTGGGAAAATTATCAACCAGTTCAAGATGGTGAACACGTCATTCGTTTGGATCCAGGGATGGCGTTTGGGACCGGAACCCACCCAACGACGCGGCTATCCATGACGGCGCTGGAAATGGTTGTCCGCGGCGGCGAATCTATGTACGACGTCGGGACCGGTTCTGGTGTTTTGAGTATTGCTGCCAAGTACATGGGTGTTGATAAGATCACAGCGTTCGATTTAGACGACGTGGCTGTTCGTTCAGCTAAGACCAATCTGGATTTGAACCCCGTGGCCAAGGACATTATTGCTAAGCCCAACGACCTTTTGAAGGGAATCCATCAACCAGTTGACTTAGTGGTAGCCAATATTTTGGCGGAAATCATTCTGCCATTAGTTCCTCAAGCTTGGGAAAACCTCAATGAAGGGGGCTACTTCCTGACGTCTGGAATTATTGCCGACAAGTTAGATGAAGTCGTAGCTGCGCAAGTCAAGCAAGGTTTTATCATCGACAATGTCTTACAAATGAAAGATTGGCGTGGCGTCATTGCCCACAAACCGACGGAGGATGAATAGGCATGCAACGGTATTTTCTTGAGGATGTCCACGAGGATCAGGATGTCTTAACGTTACCAACAGATATTGCCCATCATTGGGTTACCGTTCTCCGGGCACAGACCGGGGCTGTGGCGGAGTTTGTCGACCAGACGGCTCATCTGTTCCATGGTGAACTGCAGACATTAGCGGGCGACAAGGCGACGGTCAAATTGACGGCTGTGGTGACACCCGCAGTGGAACTACCCGTGAAGGTCACGATTGCCTGTGGCTTACCCAAGCAGGAGAAGGCCGAGTGGATTACGCAGAAAGCTACCGAATTGGGTGTTGACCAGATTATTTTCTTCGGTGGCGATTGGTCGGTGGCTAAGTGGCAGCCCAACAAGGTTGCTAAAAAGTTAGCTCGCTTAACCAAAATCGCTCACGGTGCTGCTGAACAGTCGCACCGTTTACGGCGACCAATGGTGAGCTATGCCCCTAACTTGCGGGCGGTGTTTCAAGCGGCACCGGCGGACGTACGGTTATTAGCCTATGAAGAATCGGCCAAGCAAGGTGAACAAAGTGCGTTGAATCGGCAGTTACAGGCGTTAAAATCAGATCAAAGTCTACTAGCCATCTTTGGCCCCGAGGGCGGGATCAGTCCCGCTGAGGTTCAACTGGCACAAGCCAATCAAGCGATATTGGCCGGGTTAGGTCCCCGGATATTACGGACAGAGACGGCGCCGCTATATTTACTATCAGCAGTTTCAGTGGTTATGGAACTACAGTAATCAAGACAACCAGGTGAAATCTCCCCTGAAACATGCTAAAATAGTTGCAATTATTAAGAGAGATGGGTGAGTTGGATGGCGTTTTTGGAACGCATTGGGTGGCGGTATTGGGTTGTCGCCTTAATTATGGGATTGGGGTTGCCAGCATTAGCGATGGGAATCGGTTTGAGTCCCGTCTGGCGTTTTGGGGGCCTGCTGGTCATTATCAATGGCTGTTTAGCGATTGTGCTGGGGCGCGGTATCTATCGGCGCACACAACCGGGCTGGTGGTTATTGATTTGGCCGGTGATCTATTTATTGGGAGCCGTTTGGTTCCTCCCAAAGTACACGTGGTATTTTGCAATTGTTTATCTTTGTCTGTCCTATCTCGCATATGGATTGACGCAAAACAAGATTGAAAAGGAATCATAATTTAAAAAACTAAGGGTGGTGGCGTCCAATGACCAAAGAACGTGTCTGGACGGCTGATGAAGTAATTGCCAGAGTCAATGAATATATGAATGCAGAGCACGTTAAAATGGTGGTGCAGGCCTGCCAATTTGCGACGATTGCTCACAAGGATCAACACCGCCAATCTGGTGAACCCTATATTATGCATCCGATTCAGGTTGCAGGGATTCTGGCAGACTTAAACATGGACCCAGAAACGGTTTCCGCCGGTTTTCTCCACGATATTGTTGAGGATACTGGTGCCACTCTGAGTGATGTTCGAGAACTTTTTGGCGACGACGTGGCTTTGATCGTTGATGGCGTCACCAAGCTTGGTAAAATTAAGTACAAGTCGAACAGAGAGCAACTGGCTGAAAATCACCGTAAACTACTGCTGGCAATGTCCAAGGATATTCGCGTCATGATTGTGAAGCTGGCCGACCGCCTGCACAACATGCGGACTCTAGAGCATTTGCGGCCCGACAAGCAACGGCGAATCGCTAACGAAACTTTGGAAATTTATGCACCACTGGCTGATCGTTTAGGGATTAGCACGATCAAGTGGGAACTGGAAGATATCTCACTGCGGTACCTAAATCCACAGCAGTACTACCGCATCGTTCACCTGATGAATTCACGGCGTGACCAACGGGAAGAATACATTGCAGCAGCCATCAAAGTCATTCAGGAATCAATTAGTGATTTGAAGATTACCCCTGACATTTACGGTCGGCCTAAACATATTTACTCTGTTTACCGGAAAATGAAAGATCAACATAAACAGTTTAGTCAAATCTACGATCTCCTGGCTATCCGGGTCATTGTCGATACTATTAAGGATTGTTATGCCGTGTTGGGAGCAATTCACTCACAGTGGAAGCCAATGCCTGGTCGGTTCAAGGATTACATTGCGATGCCTAAGGCTAACATGTACCAGTCTCTGCATACCACGGTGATTGGTCCAGAAGGCAAGCCGCTCGAAGTTCAGATTCGAACTAAGGAAATGCACGCGGTCGCTGAATATGGGGTTGCTGCGCACTGGGCCTATAAGGAAGGTGTCAAGGACAAAGTTCAGGAGACCAATTCTGGTGACAAACTGAATCTGTTTAAGCACATTATTGAATTGCAGGAGGATACCGATGACGCGTCCGACTTTATGGACAGTGTTAAAGGTGAACTCTTTGGCGATCATGTTTACGCCTTCACGCCGAAGGGCGACGTCTTGGAATTGCCTAAAGGTGCCGGGCCACTTGATATGGCCTACGCAATTCACACCGAGGTCGGTCACCACACCACGGGGGCGACTATCAATGGCAAGATTGTGCCGTTGAATTACGAAATCAAGAATGGAGACATTGTGGATATTCGGACGTCCTCTAGTTCAGCTGGACCAAGTCGTGACTGGATGAAATTGGTTTCCACGCGGCGTGCCCGTAATAAAATTAAGCAATTCTTCCGGCAGACTGACCGGGAACAGAATATTGTGGCAGGTCAAGAAACGATTGAGCGTACGATTCGTGAATTGGGCTATGATCCGAAGCAGTTAATGACCAAAGAGAATATGGATAAAGTCACTGCTAAGCTCCATTACCAACATGGCGATGATTTACTGGCTGCCGTTGGTTTTGGTGACATTCAACCACGAGGGGTCGCCAATCGGTTGACCGATGGCGTGCGTCAGGCTGAAGAGGATAAGCGGCGGCGTCAGGAAGAAAAGGAATTACTGGAAGAACACCAGACGCTCAAAAATGACGCTGACACGGATAAAAAAGTTCGTAAGGACAAGGATAAGGACTCCGATGGCGTGGTCATTGAGGGTGTTGATAACTTGCTGATTCGGCTGAGTCATTGTTGTTCGCCCGTCCCTGGGGATGACATTGTGGGTTACATTACCAAGGGCCGGGGAGTCTCCGTTCACCGGAAGGATTGCCCGAACGTGAAGAACGCTGAGGAAAATGGTGAGCGGATCGTGGCGGTTCGCTGGGGAAATATGGCCGGCGATAAGACCAATTACAATGCCGATATCGAAGTACAGGGCTATAACCGTAACGGGTTGTTGAATGATGTCTTAAGGACAATCAACAACAATACGAAGTATCTCACTTCCATCAACGGGAAAGTTGACCACAATAAGATGGCGACCATCTCTGTGAGTGTGGGTACGCGGAGCACCCTGGAATTGCAACGGATTTTGGATAATATTAAGAACATTGCGGACGTTTACGTGGTTAAGCGGGCGTTCCACTAGAAGGACGGTTGACGATGCGAATTCTATTACAGCGGGTCAGTGAAGCTCAAGTTGCCATTGATGGTGACGTCCACGGGGCCATTCAACAAGGTTTCTTATTGTTAGTGGGGGCTGAAGACAGCGATACGAGTGAACAAGTAGATTACTTAGTACACAAAATTAGTAAATTGCGGGTTTTTGAAGACGATGCTGGGAAGATGAACTTGAGTATTTCAGACGTGGGGGGCAGTGTGCTCTCTGTCTCCCAGTTCACACTGTATGCAAATACCAAGAAGGGTAACCGGCCGAGCTTCGTGGCGGCAGGTGACCCGAAGCATGCCAATCAAATGTATGAGGAATTCAATCAAAAATTGGCGGCAACCGGTTTGACCGTTGAAACGGGAGTCTTTGGTGCGGATATGCAAGTGTCTTTAATCAATGATGGCCCCGTCACGATTTGGTTCGATACGGATCGGCCTTAGGTTGTTCATTGTCAAGCTAACGGATAAATACCAGGGGGCGAGATGTTGATCTCACCCCTTTTTGTAGGCTACAACTCACAGGCATGAGCTGGAACGGTGTGGGTCCAACTTGAAGCTGCAAAGGTCACGAGTCGATAATTAAAAAGTTGTCGTTTTGAGCCTCTGGAAGATATCATTTGCAGTGTAAGAATTTTAATAACCCGAGGAGGAACTTAGTTTGCGGTATCAACAAATATTTTGGGATTTTGATGGCACGTTGGTCGACACATATCCGGGGATGGTGGCGGCCTTTCATCAGGCCCTAGTTGCCAGTCGGGTCAATGATTTTGAAATTGATGACGACGATGTCTATCGAACCATGCGGCAACATAGTTTAGGGACAGCTCTGCAACGGTTCTCCGCGGAGTATCAGTTAGATCAGGACCGCTTGGCTAAAATTTATCAGCGTGAAGTGGCGCCAAAGCTTTCGTCTGCGCACCCGTTCAAAGGGGCTGTCAATGTTTTGGCTGGCGTGGTTGCAGCTGGTGGGCGCAACTTTCTGCTCACTCACCGGGATGCCCAGGCTTTAGACCGATTGGATGAATTAAACCTAAAGCGGTATTTTACGGGCTTCGTGACGGCTTCTGATAATTATCCGCGTAAGCCAGATCCAACCAGCCTACAGGCGTTGTGTCGCCAATTTGACGTTGATCCACAATCGGCGTTAATGGTGGGTGATCGCACCCTAGACGTCACGGCAGGGCATCGAGCTGGCATGGCTGGCGCCTTGTTTGACCTAGACCATTTAATCGTGGCGGATAGCCAGCCGGAGTTTCGGACAGCGGCATTGGCCGAACTTCAAGCTTGGTTATTGGTATAGAAAAAGTCCTCACGAACAGCTATTAAAAGCGGCTTGTGAGGACTTTTTATTAACCAGTCTTGGTACTGGTAAATTAACGTAAATTGATTGCCTTTCAAAAATCAGGGATGCGGCCAGTTACGGTTGTGCTTTGGCACGATCAACGATTAAGTTGTTATACACCCCATTTACGGGATTAATTGATAATGGATTGGTTGAATACTGTATAAGCCGAGAGGTGGTCAGATATGGTCTCAGGCGTGTCCGCACCGTTCTAGCCCATATCTGGCAACCGGCAGCCGAAGGACCACACTATGAAGGTCAGGAGCGGAATAATTACCCGCGAGCTAAGATTTCATTAACGGCACCACCGTAAGTCTCACCAAACAGATTAAGGTGAGCCAACAGATAATACAATTGGTAGTGGGGCAATCGTTCGGCATAGCCCTCAGCCAATGGGTAGAGTTCCTGGTAGCCACGGTAAAAGTCTGCCGAGAAGCCACCAAAAATCGTGGTCATTGCCAAGTCAAACTCGCGGTCTCCGTAAAGGACATCGGGATCGATTAAGGTCGGCGTCCCGTCAGCCGTGAATAGGTAGTTGCCGGACCATAAATCACCGTGAAGGAGCGAAGGGACAATCTTTCGGTCCTGGTTCTCGGTGATGATGTTTTGACGAACACGTTCGTAGGCAGTCTGCCGCTGCGGATTCCAAAGCTGATGTTGCTTGGCCCGTTCGACCAGCGGATCAAGGCGTTGGTTGAGGTAGAATGTCGACCAATCTGGTTCCCAGTGATTGTTTTTCGGTAACTTGGCCACCAAATTGTCCTGATCAAAGCCAAACTGCTTAGCAGTTACGTGATGAACGCGGGCAACCATTTGTCCCAGGGCGTATTGACTCCCGTGACCAGTTGTTAAAAATTCTAAAATCAGGTAGGCATCACCGTTGATGACACCAGTGGCAATGACGTCGGGAACGTTGGCTGCCTGGCTTAGAGCACGCAATCCAGCGACCTCGTGGGCGTAAAAAGAGGCTGGCGTCTGCGGCTGAACCAGTAAAAAGTAAGGTCCCTCCGGTGAATCGAGCTGAAAGGCCTCGTTAATGTCGCCGCCACTGACGGGGGTGGCTGTCAACGGTTGGGGTAGCGGTAGTTGAGTGAGCCAATTCTGTGCAAGCGTCACGAAAACTCCTTCTTTCTGAATAATTTAATACGAAGCCAGTTAGCCGGCTGATGAGAAGTATTTACTGAGTCCAGCGACAACGCGGTCGGCTACCTGTTCTTGATACTGGGCACTACTGATATTGTTGAAATCTTTCTTGGTGTTGATATACCCCATTTCTAACAGCAGGGCTGGCCGGCTATTA belongs to Levilactobacillus yonginensis and includes:
- a CDS encoding IS30-like element ISLsa1 family transposase, translated to MGTSTLSRFQRGALAQLVNEGNKSYQVMADALGVAKATISYELDRVKPYDPELAQQDADRKRRNCGRRSMLTAALATLITNHLRLTWSPETIAAAYNLSTASIYNWLNRGWLPFKLTDLPNRNVRQHRVSENRGKFTSGTSIEQRPTTVNQRLAFGHWEVDTVLSSRSEPRSCLVTFVERKTRLLWAIKAPNRTAKALNTAFGKFMGAFGPQVKSITVDHGKEFANYQALEQDYQIKVYFCHPYSPWERGSNEYFNRRLRWFFPKKTNFSQVTTDEILAALELINQRPLKIHHQQTAIERFRACSD
- a CDS encoding DNA/RNA non-specific endonuclease, which translates into the protein MKKKQFLWIAVSLLLLVLGGCSNSSDAAKTKTVYNHTPEKQAVKLEKANSAEKQRLDAVQVKLDHRQATSKTTQKPSKTPTKKKTTTKQKLADRTYQGEQEITINQNDPDFSKKQLATKSGAWQTYHQLDGLNRVTGAEALLNQSLMPTAKREPLTVDPTGWHNKRTSHGWLYNRSHLIGYQFTGGKFYN
- the mscL gene encoding large-conductance mechanosensitive channel protein MscL, with the translated sequence MLKEFKEFIARGNVMDLAVGVIVGAAFTAIVNSLVNNLINPLIGLFVGSIDFSNLVFTVGDAHFKYGAFINAIINFLIIAFVVFILVKVLNKVAPAKADEEPAEPEPTNEEKYLKEIVTLLKHDDQHK
- the prmA gene encoding 50S ribosomal protein L11 methyltransferase, with protein sequence MQWTEVSVLTTNEAVEAVSNILQEAGASGVKIDDALDFANLKPGKYGEIVDLKTIPHRTTGAEITAYYPETVFVPEILPTIRQRVQELAKFGLDAAPGTVTSQAVDDESWATAWQKYYHPVRVTRYLTVSPSWENYQPVQDGEHVIRLDPGMAFGTGTHPTTRLSMTALEMVVRGGESMYDVGTGSGVLSIAAKYMGVDKITAFDLDDVAVRSAKTNLDLNPVAKDIIAKPNDLLKGIHQPVDLVVANILAEIILPLVPQAWENLNEGGYFLTSGIIADKLDEVVAAQVKQGFIIDNVLQMKDWRGVIAHKPTEDE
- a CDS encoding 16S rRNA (uracil(1498)-N(3))-methyltransferase; amino-acid sequence: MQRYFLEDVHEDQDVLTLPTDIAHHWVTVLRAQTGAVAEFVDQTAHLFHGELQTLAGDKATVKLTAVVTPAVELPVKVTIACGLPKQEKAEWITQKATELGVDQIIFFGGDWSVAKWQPNKVAKKLARLTKIAHGAAEQSHRLRRPMVSYAPNLRAVFQAAPADVRLLAYEESAKQGEQSALNRQLQALKSDQSLLAIFGPEGGISPAEVQLAQANQAILAGLGPRILRTETAPLYLLSAVSVVMELQ